caccctcggccatctctgtgtggagtttgcatgttctccccgtgcatgcgtgggttttctccgggttctccggtttcctcccacattccaaaaacatgctaggttaattggccactccaaattgtccataggtatgaatgtgagtgtgaatggttgtttgtctatatgtgccctgtgattggctggccaccagtccagggtgtaccccgcctctcgcccgaagacagctgggataggctccagcacccctgtgacccttgtgaggataagcggtagaaaatgaatgaatgaatgaatgaatgaatttcatcaGGAGTGTTGCACGTTCAAGTGAgtgcgtgtgaatggttgtttgtctatatgtgtatatcctgtgattggctggcgaccagtccagggtgtaccccgcctcttgcccaaagacagctgggataggctccagcaccccgtgacccagtgataagcggtagaaaatgaatgaatgaatgaatgaatagtataaGATGGAACTTTAAATATTTCCTCTTGTTGGGGTGTAACACTTATGGAAAAAAGTAAAGCAGCGGCATACATGTTCTTTCACTCACCGAATGTTCTCATTGGGCGCTTTGCCGTAGGTTTTGATGGCAGCGCATTCTTGCTTGTGTTCGGCCCAGCCGGCCCTCTGACAGGTGCGGTCGCAATAGTGAGCAAACTTGCACTGGCCGCATCTCTGGAGTTTGTCTTGTCTGCGGAAACAGCTGTGGCAAATACGCTCTGCAAGGCTGCAAAATACAGTAGCCATGATATTGTCATTTGTTTCACTTCTTGCTATAATATTCAAATATACAGTCCATCAATCAAAACAACTATTGCCAGGAAATTGCCTAATTCATGATCAATACAAATTGACACATTTTCAGCCCTCACAGAATGTACTAAAGACAATTTCAGAGGCGTATCCATGGAACAATATGTGTAATATTGTGTTTGTAGTTTGCAGCTGTATTGCACCATATACTAACTAGTATGTTCAGGTTTTTCTCAAGGCGTCCACATACTTTTGTCATCATTCCAGAAATTTGGCTTATAAAATGATTGTATgattaaattacaataaaaatacttgTAAATAGCATATGTTTTAGCATTAAAAGAGCCAATTTGAGGTTGATTTACAGACCACTTCTGTCCCATCCCCCCCTTGTCCGTACCTGTCAAAGACAACAGCTGCCAGACTGAGTTCAGAAAAAATGACATCTCCAGCCCAAAACTCCTTGTTGGCCTTCAGGCCCCTCCCCTTTCCAGGTGAGTCAAATATCGCCACACTGTCCATGGCTGCGACACTGCTTCTTCTTTGGTACTGCTTCCTGAGATGCTGCTGGACAAGCTGGGTCCAGCGAAGGAGGGTGAGAGGATTGTCCTACTGGTGGCGGGGGGCTGGATCGGTTCAGGATGCCACAGACCAATCGAGTTCCTCTGGGGTCCTCCTAGAAAGACAACTGCACAGTGCATAGCTAAGCTACTTAAAATAGCCATCAACTTGAGCTAGACCACTAAGGTGCATAACATGGGTTGGGGTCTTTTCTCTGACAAACATGATGTGTCTCATGAGGACAAAGTGTCCCGAGATCCAAGCTAGTTCAGGAATTAtcggaaaaaaaacttttcattcactgtggccctttaaggggacACGGTTGGTATGGATGTCAACTTAGCAGGGAGCAAAATCCCCCACAGTAGCAATGAGTTGGTAGGTGCCAGGTCTCACAGGGTTATTTTTGTCCCTCACTTGTTTCTGCCTGTCAGGAGTCTGTGGGGATGTTGGACAGCTGCGAGAAGATTGCCACACACAACGTTGACCTGCCCCCCACTCCACCCAACCCCAACTGTTCTGGTGCTTTCGAACACACACAGATCAGTCAGCAACTGTTGCTGTGGAAGCCTGTGCTGTAGATGATAATAATTGTTCCCTACAAGTGGGACATCATTCATAAGAACAATAAACAGTCTTTCTGATTTATTGGCAAGATGCATTGTTAACATTTAGCAGATGTGGCTGATCAGTCACTACAAATATTGCAGTGTAGTACAGTACTGGCTTTTGCCAGTGTTGATGGCAACGTAGAGCCATAACAAGTTGCTAACAGGGGTGCCGCCAGGAATTCTAGGCCACATTCAAAACAAATCATATTGTCCCTGTTTTGAAAAACAGGAATAAATGAGTTAAACATCATATTGTGATCACAACTGAAAGAAGTCGAGGTGTGCCCCCGAGGCAAAGTCATTGTTCAAAAGAACCTTCATCAATTTTGTTGCGGATTCCTTGCACGGATTCAGCTGATACTGGATGCCCGTCAACCTCCGAATAGTCTCCTGCATCTCTGTATCCATTGGACCTGGAAGATGAGGAGATTATATCCTGTGATTCCTTCTCCTTTCACCTGTTAAAGCTTTTCGTGCCAAAAAGTGTACCTGGTGCGTAGCTGAGCACTTTGACATTAGGATTCTCGGCTGCCAGAACCCTGAACATCATCTCCCTGGCTGCTTTGGCACTGCAGTACAGCACCCAGGAAGGCAGAGCCTCCAGTGCAAACGTCGAGGAGCAGTTGACCACGCGCCATTGCAAGCCCGATCTGGGTGGAAAGGCCTGCAAGACGCCTGCAGTCAGCACCAATGTGGAGCTGACGTTGAGGGCCAGGTAGGCGTTCACCTGGTCGAGGTCAGTGAAGCTCTCAAATGGGGAGATGTCACCCAAAGAGGCTGGTCAAAAGAGGAATGGTAAATGTTAAACATGGTTCTTCAAGATGGTTTGACCttgtaaataatattttgtgTGACAGTGTGTGTCAGTATACTGAAGTAACATGTTGACATGCTCAGTCTACTCCCAAAGCAAGACTTACCAGCGTTATTGACAAGAAGCACATGATCTATTTCATTCCCTGTATACTGTCTCGCCATGTCTACCGTGTCCTTCACGCCTTCTTTGGTGCTCAGGTCGGCTGCTACGCATTGAACTGTTAGGTCCTGGCCTTCTTTCAGGCTGTGCATTTCTTCCTTCAGCTCCTGGAGCAACCATCTGGAGCGTGCCACCAGCAGCAGGACGGAACCGGGCTTCAGATCCTTTGACGCCTGGAAGAACACATGACATGGTCAcgttgtgtatgttttttttttaattcccgaAAAAGTCAACAACTTACAAGGTGTGCCAGAGCCCTTCCGAATCCCTTCGAGGCTCCAGTGATGATGCACATGCACCGTCCCAAAGTGCTGGCGCTTGCAGCAAGGACTTCAGACATGTCTCCCAATGTTGTTGAAATGACAGGAAAGAGGCAGCAAAGTGAAAGAAGGGAGCAGGACGAATGCAGAATGTGAGCACTGTGATGCTTTTATAGGCCTGCGAGAACAGCCAACACAAAGTGATTTCATGCTCTACATTTTACACTGAAAAGACTTTCATACTTCCGCTCCTGGCTACATTTTACACTGGACACGGAATGTGTTCTGCTTACcaaatttacattaattttCCATCACTAGCAGTGTGACTCGTCAAAGGCAACTGCGGTCGCACCCATAGGCAGGGGGAGGAAGGAGAAGTTGTGGCTGTAGGGTACAATTACAGAAGGAGGAAtgtaatatgttttaacaaggatacaaa
This DNA window, taken from Doryrhamphus excisus isolate RoL2022-K1 chromosome 4, RoL_Dexc_1.0, whole genome shotgun sequence, encodes the following:
- the sprb gene encoding sepiapterin reductase b, whose protein sequence is MSEVLAASASTLGRCMCIITGASKGFGRALAHLASKDLKPGSVLLLVARSRWLLQELKEEMHSLKEGQDLTVQCVAADLSTKEGVKDTVDMARQYTGNEIDHVLLVNNAASLGDISPFESFTDLDQVNAYLALNVSSTLVLTAGVLQAFPPRSGLQWRVVNCSSTFALEALPSWVLYCSAKAAREMMFRVLAAENPNVKVLSYAPGPMDTEMQETIRRLTGIQYQLNPCKESATKLMKVLLNNDFASGAHLDFFQL